The following DNA comes from Parcubacteria group bacterium.
ACTACATAGATTTTATCATCTACTATAAATTCTAAAACAACGCTATAATCGTCCAGCTCGTTATTACTTTTTGCTGATTTGATATGCTGAGTCTCAGAGGACAATAAGCAATAATCAAGTAGATTTAATAAAAGTGATTTTCCTATGCCATTTAACGATTTTTTCTTATCACTCTTATTGTCTTTTTTGGCAAATATAAAATTCAAGCCATCCACAAATTCGATTGACTCAAATAATCCACTTGGTTCTGAATAAAGCTTGCTAAGAAACATAATTATTTTTTATAGAAATGCTAAAATCATTAAAATCAATTAATTCTGCGGTATAGAGAAACGAAAGTATATTATAAAATTGATCAATCCCTATGGACTTTTTTTGTCTAATTTCCTGGAATAAATTTTCCACATTATATTGCTTCTTTTTCAAGAAAGACAGGATGTCTGCTCCAACAACAAGCAGATTTCTTTGAAGATTTTCATGTTTTGAGGGGATAACCATAATTTTTTATTTTTTACCAAAATCACACCTTTCAAAAAAATATAACGCAACAGCAAGAGAATTGAAATAATATTCAGGATTTTCACGTTTTGATTTCGGGAGAAAATCCAATGCCATATTTTCTATGATTGATACCTTCTCAATCGGAACATAATGATTCTCTGCGCTCTTTATATCTCTAAATAGCTTTTGTATCTTAATAACAAGATAATCGATCTTTTCATCTCCGAGTTCTCTTTGATCATTAACGAATTGTCCAACTGAAATTATTTTGCTGTAGGTTTTCCTTACTAACTCTTCAATAGTTATTTTTGAATCTCCAGAAAAATTAATAGGGATTTTGCCCAAGCCATTTCCCCAGACCTGATCATTAAAATCTGATTCACCCAAAAATACAGATTCGCCTTGAAGTAAATAATCAAAAATTTCACCTATGATACCATAATCCTTCTGTTCCTCTGCAACATCATTATTATAATTAATTATTAAATCGCCTCCAGCTTGATTATTGGTACATCTATCTCCTGATTTTATACGTTGCCTCTCGTTCATAAGCTATTTGATATCTATATCCCTCCCCGCTTGATTATTTTGAGAATTTTTTCCACTTTTTTGAACTTGTTTTTTGTTTGTAATATTTTTATTTGTAATAAAAAAACCTATAATTGTTATCCCAACTGAGATAATTGCAAGTAGTCCTTGGTGATTATTTAGCCAATCATTCATATGAATAAAAATAATTTAAAATTAAGCAACTCGCTATTTATAATATAACACTTTAATTATCAAAAAACAATTATCACATCTAATTGCGCTCGACTATTTTTAGCAGCCTATCTAACCAAGTTTCCAAGAATAAAATAAAAATACTTGTCATTTATCACCTCCCTCACTTTGGCCTCATTTACGGCTCCTAAGTAATATTTTAGGATTAAATTAGTAGAAGACGGCTCTCAATTATTTGAGGAGATCTTCAATTTCTCAACAAACCGATGCATATTAGGGTCAAATTCTTCAATCGACATTGAGAGAATTTCTTCAAAACCGAGCCAATGATAGCCACCAAATTCTTTTTTGAATTCATCAGTTTCGTCGTTAATCTTCAAACTTGAGTCTCCCTTGAAAACGTACCACAAACTAACATCAATATGCCCGGGAGTCAAACCGACCGTTTCCGTCACAGTAATAAATAATGGGATCTCTGAAGCGCCAAACGCAGGCGCAGGCTCGATTCCTAATTCTTCAACCAGTTCTCGTTTGGCTGCTTCAAGTGGTAGCTCGTTTTTGTTGATATGCCCTCCGCTGGGAAGCTTTATCAATGCTTTTTTATGATCTAGCAATAAAATTTTTCTTTCTTTGAAATCAACTAAAACCGAATAACTGACCAAGTGCTTCAAGGGTGTGGCTGGTTTTTCAATGCGAAAAATTTCCACGCCGCTGGCAATCCAATCCAAAACGTCCTTCTGATGTTCTCGTTCTATCTCATCAAGCGGAACAATAGCTTGAATCAGTTTATTTATTTTTTCTCTAATTTTGCTCACAATAATTTTATCTCCTTCCCATCCCCAACAAATTTGCAAGTTCCATCTTCACAAAATATGCCCTGCCCATCCTTGAGAATGCGGATTGGATATTTTAAAGTTTGCATACCCTCCTTAACTTTCATTTCTTGTTCGTTGGTATAGTGAACTTTCAAAACAAATGGAACATAATTTAGAGCGGTAAAATCAGTGAGCCCGAATCTGCTTTTGCCGGTCTTATCCCAGTTTGCAACATCAATAGAAGGACACATAATATAAGCGCCGGCACTTGTGCCAATGTAAACCTTGCCTTCTTCGAGCAACTCTTTTAGCATTTCAGCAAATCCAGTCTCTCGTATTGCTTTTAATAAATAAAAAGTATTGCCACCCTCCATATGGATCACATTCTTGTCCTTAAAAAAACTTTTCAACTCCTCCTTTGTTTTACTTTCGATGTCAACTTCCTCAAAATCATACCCATTAGCCCGGATTATATTTTTTACATTTTCAAAAAAAGA
Coding sequences within:
- a CDS encoding ABC-three component system middle component 6, translated to MVIPSKHENLQRNLLVVGADILSFLKKKQYNVENLFQEIRQKKSIGIDQFYNILSFLYTAELIDFNDFSISIKNNYVS
- a CDS encoding NUDIX domain-containing protein, whose amino-acid sequence is MSKIREKINKLIQAIVPLDEIEREHQKDVLDWIASGVEIFRIEKPATPLKHLVSYSVLVDFKERKILLLDHKKALIKLPSGGHINKNELPLEAAKRELVEELGIEPAPAFGASEIPLFITVTETVGLTPGHIDVSLWYVFKGDSSLKINDETDEFKKEFGGYHWLGFEEILSMSIEEFDPNMHRFVEKLKISSNN
- a CDS encoding Type 1 glutamine amidotransferase-like domain-containing protein, with the protein product MKIILASDVSFLLKYGYALTGIPKDQMKIGYITTAAKGARDKSFFENVKNIIRANGYDFEEVDIESKTKEELKSFFKDKNVIHMEGGNTFYLLKAIRETGFAEMLKELLEEGKVYIGTSAGAYIMCPSIDVANWDKTGKSRFGLTDFTALNYVPFVLKVHYTNEQEMKVKEGMQTLKYPIRILKDGQGIFCEDGTCKFVGDGKEIKLL